Genomic DNA from bacterium:
TGCGCGCATCGGGACGTCGCTATCAGCAGACACCAGATGGGCGCCGAAAGCACGCCGCCCGTCAGGCGCTCTACCTGATACTTCAATCGATTCTGGGTCGTCTTTCGGAGAAAGATGACGCATCAGGGTTCCCGACCGCTGAACGCCCTGTGCAAACTGTGGGCGAAGACGCCGAAGACGACCTCGGCGATGCCCAGAGCCGTTTCGAGCCGGCGTATGACGCGCGCACCGCCATGTACTGCTGCGTTTGCGGGGCTCGATGTGCGACCAGGCGCGGTGTGAGAGCGCTGCGCCAGCGCCGATAAGGGGCTCTTGAGGCGGTTTCAGGCTGGGGCCTTGCCCCAGAAGGAAGAAGTGCGCCTTGAGGAGAAGCCGGTCATGGATTTGGAATGGCACCAGCTGGAGACACCCTACGCCTCGCTACGCGCTCACCATCGCAAACAGCAAGGTCAGTTGCGCCTGTCCATAGAAGAGCACGGTCAGCGACAACCGATCGTGGTGGTGCCCTATCGCGAGGCGCCGAGCCGCTACGTCGTGATCGATGGCCATCAGCGCATCGCAGCTCTACGCCGCCTGGGCCACGACACGGCTGAGGCTCTGGTGTGGGAGATGGAGGCGAGTGCGGCGCTGGTGCTGCATTGGCAGATGGCCAACGGCCGACGCTGCTCGGCGCTGGAGCAAGGATGGTTGCTGGCCGAGCTACAGCACAGCTTTGGCTGGAGCCAGCAAGAGCTGGCGCAGCGGTTTGGCCGCGGCATCAGCTGGGTATGCCGTGCTCTGGGCCTGGTCCGCGAGCTCCCTCTCTCGATCCAGGAATCGATCCGCAACGGCGAAATCCCCGCCCATGCGGCGATGAGAGCCCTGGTGCCATTGGCCCGCCAGGACCATCAAGCCTGCAAACGGCTGGCCGAGCAGATCGTGCGGCACAAGCTCACCAGCCCCGAGATCCAGCTGCTCTACAACGGTTGGCTATCAGCGGACCGAGAAGGGCGCGAGCGTCTTCTCGACGATCCCCGAGCCTTCCTGCTTGTGCAGCAGAGGCTTCAGGAGCCGAAGAAGGGCCTTGATGAGCCCCAGCGCCTGCTCGGTCGTGCCGAACGGCTGGCACGCCAGGCGCGAGATCTCAGCCGTCAGATTTTTCGACATCGGTCGGAGTTTTCTAGCCAGCAGCTGGCCGAGCTGCACCAGACACTCGAGGGGGTCCGCAGCCAGTGGGATGTCCTGCTCGACGGCTTGAAGCCGGCGGCCCGTTCGAGGACCCCTACAACGACTCAGGAGACGATTCATGCTGAGCCAGAAAAAGAGGACAGCGATCCTGGAGCTTCACAAGCAGGGGCTCGGGACGCGGGCGATCAAGAAATCGCTGAAGATCTCACGCGGTGCGATCAAGAAGGTGATCGCCTCACAAAGCGACGAGCCACCGCCGATCGTGCGAGCGATGAAGGCCGAGCCCCATCGCGACGAGATCCTCGAGCTACACAAGACCTGCAAGGGCAATCTGACACGGGTTCACGAGGAGCTTCAGGCCCAGGGAGCGAAGCTGTCTTACCCCGCCCTGACGGCCTTCTGTCGCCGGCAGGGCATCGGTGTGAAGCAGATCCTCCCAGCCGGGAGCTACCACTTCGATCCGGGCCAGGAGATGCAGCACGACACCTCCCCGCATCGGGTGAGGATCGGCGGCAAAGAGAGGAAGGTCCAGACCGCGTCGGTGGTTCTGTGTTTTTCCAGGATGGTCTTCATCCAGTTCTACCCGAGGTTTCGCCGATTCGAGTGCAAGAGCTTCCTGACCGAGGCCCTGAGGTACTTCGGCGGCGCGCCCGAGGTGGTGATGATCGACAATACCCACGTGGTGGTGCTGCGGGGGAGCGGCAAGACGATGATCCCGGTGCCGGAGATGGAGGCATTCAGCCACCGCTTCGGCTTCCTCTTCCGGGCTCACGCGATCGGCAACGCCAACCGCTCGGCCCACGTGGAGAGGAGCTTCTGGCACGTGGAGAGGAACTTCCTGGTGGGCAGGACCTTCTTAGACTTCCGCGATCTGAACCGGCAGGCCCGGGAGTGGTGCCAGAAGAAGAACGCGAGCTACAAACGCCACCTCAAGGCCAAGCCGATCGAGCTGTTTGCCCTGGAGAGAACACGGCTCAGACCTCTGCCGGCCCACATTCCCCAGCCCTACCGGATTCACCACCGAACCGTCAGCGTCGAGGGCTACGTCTCGATCGACACTCACAAGTATTCGGTGCCGCCGAATTGGATCGGCCATCAGGTCCAGGCTTGCGAGACGCAAGAGACGATCGAGATCAAGATCAAGACCAGCCCATCGAAACCGACGGTGACTCATGAGCGGGTGATCGATCCTCATGACGGCAAGACAACCCTACCTGAGCATCGGATCCGTCGCGGCCAGGGCCGCAAGAGCAAGCAAGGCGCTCGCGAGGAGAAACGTTTGCTCGATCTCGCCCCTGATCTGGGGCCTTACGTCAAGGATCTCAAACGCAAAGCGAAGAAGCAGACCACGCTTGCCCTGAGGCAATTGCTACGGATGGTCCACGAGTATCCCACACAGCCTCTGCACGCCGCCGTGCAGCGGGCGCACCAGTACGGACTCTATGACCTGGACCGGGTCGAGAGCCTGCTGTTGCGCCTCATCCATGAGGAATATTTTCGACTCGACCGACACGGAGATGATGATGAATGACGACCTCGATCAATTGCTCAAGAGCCTCCATCTGAAGAAGATCCACGAGATCGTCGAGGAGGAGATTCAACGCGCCGAGCAGCAGCAGATCACCTACCAAGAATTTCTCCTGCGCCTGATGCGGCCCCAGTGGCATGCCAGGCAGGAGCAGGCCCTGGCCTGGCGCATCAAGCGCGCCTGCCTACCCGAGCTGTGGACTCTGGAGAGCTTTCCGTACAAGAAACAGCCCGGCGTCGACCGTCGCCGGATCAACACACTTGCCGAGTT
This window encodes:
- a CDS encoding transposase family protein; the encoded protein is MSYPALTAFCRRQGIGVKQILPAGSYHFDPGQEMQHDTSPHRVRIGGKERKVQTASVVLCFSRMVFIQFYPRFRRFECKSFLTEALRYFGGAPEVVMIDNTHVVVLRGSGKTMIPVPEMEAFSHRFGFLFRAHAIGNANRSAHVERSFWHVERNFLVGRTFLDFRDLNRQAREWCQKKNASYKRHLKAKPIELFALERTRLRPLPAHIPQPYRIHHRTVSVEGYVSIDTHKYSVPPNWIGHQVQACETQETIEIKIKTSPSKPTVTHERVIDPHDGKTTLPEHRIRRGQGRKSKQGAREEKRLLDLAPDLGPYVKDLKRKAKKQTTLALRQLLRMVHEYPTQPLHAAVQRAHQYGLYDLDRVESLLLRLIHEEYFRLDRHGDDDE